The Aedes aegypti strain LVP_AGWG chromosome 3, AaegL5.0 Primary Assembly, whole genome shotgun sequence genome contains a region encoding:
- the LOC5569955 gene encoding uncharacterized protein LOC5569955, with product MEFRTADLELFKEKDGAYIKFIEDLTTTLTEADEAYDGIRVSKRTSGYTIVIIKHGETEVPLVYRIRDLYIIGVIVGKVCYMDHKAYAEVNNMNELNKVIFPAKAESLSREFSYHFIMPKGENTEIRFEELEFYLQKLTQIGDKMKRIEVMQKYLGPFVILFSEAVRFPAIAILAQQAFRSDDGKIKLSEDVAPPEVVLNDNVIKIHTLLLIWGRLSSCVKYLNEGKDCTATVEIKHKPTLGHLKEYSTPQAIKINKDTLKALLGVANSYSFEKFKVTLPRIKRESLNVPLPLYQQQLILSNHQENLLEYDGITQQSSAAAANNVIPNLDMTGVLQLLTLGILHFTKNRLHLTEFETVIHNSREAAAVATDLTDRIVRFMICSGASSEQIEYENQMQLQRQLTTALFRGDKIDGILSNFVAEYGIGDIDGQSTEATLYQAILDGECFE from the coding sequence ATGGAATTCAGAACTGCCGATTTGGAGCTGTTTAAAGAGAAAGATGGTGCTTACATAAAATTCATAGAAGATCTAACAACCACCCTTACGGAAGCAGACGAAGCGTATGATGGCATTAGAGTCTCAAAACGTACATCGGGCTACACCATAGTGATTATCAAGCATGGGGAAACTGAGGTTCCATTAGTCTACAGAATTCGAGATTTGTACATAATTGGAGTGATTGTTGGAAAAGTGTGCTACATGGACCATAAAGCTTATGCCGAGGTGAACAACATGAATGAATTGAATAAAGTAATTTTTCCGGCTAAAGCCGAATCGCTATCCAGAGAATTCAGCTATCATTTCATAATGCCCAAAGGTGAAAATACTGAAATCAGATTTGAAGAGTTGGAATTCTATTTACAAAAGCTCACACAAATTGGAGATAAGATGAAGCGTATAGAGGTGATGCAAAAATATCTCGGTCCGTTTGTGATTTTGTTTTCGGAAGCTGTTCGTTTTCCAGCAATTGCCATATTGGCACAGCAAGCCTTTCGTTCCGATGATGGCAAAATTAAGCTTTCCGAAGATGTCGCACCTCCGGAAGTGGTACTGAATGACAATGTCATCAAAATACACACATTACTCTTGATTTGGGGACGTCTTTCTAGttgtgtgaaatatttgaacgaGGGAAAAGACTGTACTGCTACTGTTGAAATAAAACATAAACCTACTCTTGGACATCTAAAGGAGTATTCAACACCACAAgcaataaaaatcaacaaagaTACGCTAAAAGCGCTATTAGGCGTAGCAAATTCATATTCTTTCGAAAAGTTCAAAGTTACTCTGCCTAGAATAAAACGCGAAAGTTTGAACGTTCCACTGCCATTATACCAGCAGCAATTAATCCTGTCTAATCACCAGGAAAATCTACTCGAATACGATGGAATCACACAGCAGTCTAGTGCTGCGGCCGCCAATAATGTAATACCCAACCTAGATATGACCGGGGTCTTGCAGCTACTAACACTTGGAATACTACATTTTACGAAGAACCGGCTCCATCTAACCGAATTTGAAACCGTAATACACAACTCTAGGGAAGCCGCTGCCGTAGCCACCGATCTCACGGATCGAATTGTACGTTTTATGATATGTAGCGGTGCATCCAGCGAGCAGATCGAATACGAAAATCAGATGCAACTTCAGCGACAGTTGACCACAGCGTTGTTTCGAGGTGATAAAATCGATGGGATTCTTTCTAACTTCGTCGCAGAATATGGTATAGGTGACATTGATGGTCAGTCAACGGAGGCAACATTATATCAAGCTATATTGGATGGCGAATGTTTTGAATAa